TGACTGTTTGGTAATTGGCAGATTGTATCCAAATTGTATGGATCCGTACATATTTACGACATTTGTCCTTCCATCCCTATTTGGAATTTCATTGCTCTGGAtgaacaaaaatatttcaatcatTTCACTCTtcttaaaagaaagaaattggtACTCCATGACACCTTGAGCCCCCAGACCACCATCAACATACAACTGTAAGATGAAGACAAGATGTGTCCTCAGAGTGCAGAAAACAGCATTTCAGTCTAGTTTTTAATGCACTGGTCAAAATGTTTTTAAACGTGCTGTAAAAAAAACCTATTCATAGCTCAGTTGTTTGTCCTCACATATTTTGAATCAAATATTGAAGAGGTAACACTTTccagaaaatgatatttgaagacatttgaaaattctttttcacaaccaggGATTGTTACCTTCTTCAACATACATCTTTCTCacagcttctaactggagttctgatTCTCGTTGCTATATGTTATAAGCCGATGTAGTTGGCACTTTTGCTATAAGAAGACAATCCCAGCTAAGTAACATATTCCTGTTGCAGGGTAACGCAGGAATCGGCTTGTCGATAGTTATCGTATTCATGACCATCTCCATGGCCCTGCTGCCCATCCTGTCGGCGATCGGTGTGACGGAGCGATGTCACATGGAACACGGCGGGTTGTACTTTCTGCTGTCCCACGCGCTCGGAGGGAGAGTCGGGGGCAGTGTCGGATTCCTCTTTGTCTTCGGCCAGGTGAGTGCGAAACTAGAAACTCTGTTCTTTGGTAAAATACATCGGTGTGACGGAGCGATGTCACATGGAACACGGCGGGCTGTACTTTCTGCTGTCCCACGCGCTCGGAGGGAGGGTCGGCGGCAGTGTCGGATTCCTCTTTGTCTTCGGCCAGGTGAGTACGAAACTAGAAACCTTTCTCTCTGTTCTTTGGTAAAATACATCGGTGTGACGGAGCGATGTCACATGGAACACGGCGGGCTGTATTTCCTGCTGTCCCACGCGCTCGGAGGGAGGGTCGGCGGCAGTGTCGGATTCCTCTTTGTCTTCGGCCAGGTGAGTGCGAAACTAGAATATTTCTGTTCTTTGgtaaaatacatgttttttgaTACCTAGTTTTTTGATAGTTTTATGATACTTAAAAAGACAGGAAAGTTTTACAACTATCAGTAGTTTGAGTCCTGGATTGTATTTCACTCAGTTGCCAAAAATTGGCCTTGACCAATAATAATCGACACCTATCCACAATTAATTATACGAAATGCAAGAACAATCGGATCCAGAGGTTCTTGCAATTACAATCCCTCCAAGTTCTTAAGTTATCAGATGACCAAACATATCTGGAAATACAGACAGATGGACAGaaacactcacagacacacacacacacacatatatgcattaaaaacaaaacctcaatttttaatTGAGTTTGATAGTGATTATAATGACCATGATTCTTCCTCTCCAGGCTGTTGTCTGCTCGCTGTACTGCACGGGTTTCGGGGAATCCTTCGCGGAGGCGGTTGGATGGAACAACGAGTGGGCGGTGCGCGGCATCGCCATAGTAACCCTGCTGGTGTTGCTAGGCATCAACCTGGCCGGGGTGAAGTGGGTCATCAAGGTGCAGCTCCTCCTAGTGGGCTGCCTCGGTATTTCACTGGTAGACTTCATCATTGGGACGTTCGTCAAGACTGACATAGGTGGGTGCGAGGTCTTTCTGTTCTTCTCTTTAGTATCATTGGCTTTTTATCTTTTGATGCTTAACAGCCTTCCATTGACCCATACTCTACTACCGAGTTAAACCAATATAGGGAGCAAAgtattattttgtgtttttcttgtgtGTACGTCTGTCCATGTTATAGGCTGTCTGTatgagtgtgtctgtgtacgCGTGTCTTTTGAATTTGATCTGTTTGTGTGCTTCTTTGATTCCTGATAATAATATATACCACAATGCAGCTTGTTGTACAGTTTCACTGGGTTGTAAAACCTGTTTGTGGGACTGGAAGGTCAGAGTGGCGAAGTcagccatctctgattgcctttgTTAGTTATTGCTTTGTCTACAACTGCCAGTGTGGTGGGGTATAGTGTAGAAAACTTCCGTAACAAAATGGGACTGATACTGAtattatcaaatacatcttAAAGACCCAAATTCAAAGTTCTTCGTTTTGTTCACAGCTTCAGGTGTGGTTGGATACAGCGTGGAAAACTTCCGTAACAACACGGGACCTGACTACATCCCGGGTCAAGACTTCTTCACGGTCTTCGGGGTGTTCTTCCCCACGGCAACGGGGGTCATGGCCGGGGTCAACATGAGTGGTGACCTGAAGACCCCCAACAGGAGCATTCCCATTGGCTCTCTGACCGCCATCGGAGTCAGGTAAGGAGCATTCCCATTGGCTCTCTGACCGCCATAGGAGTCAGGTAAGGAGCATTCCCATTGGCTCTCTGACCGCCATCGGAGTCAGGTGAGGAAGTACAGAATTTGAGGATTTACACAAATCACTATTGCGACTATCATTTTTGGGCCATTGGGGGGCTGTTAATTTTGTATCACTGTTGAACCTTAAAggataacacaccagttttatcTGGACTGTAATGTTaaatccactcacaccgggaaggaccccatAACCCATGGTCCACAGGGAAGCGTTTCGAAGATGTATAACGTACTCAGGCACAGTTCTGTGGAATAGTCTGAGGGAGAACGTGAGGCTGGCGCCCTGTCGTCGTTTAAGAACTTGACTCGACtagaaattatgtaactatggacTATGAGATGGACTGATATTGTGTTGAATACGAAAGTATCTATGGAATGTTGAATGTTGatgaattgtatcttttgtgtagtgcattgtatttagaaggtatttagacctctgacctcctccacccttgaaatcttgaaaaacggctcaggccgaatgatgtatcaaggttaaataaaggtaaaaaaaaaaaccttttcgGTAAGTGTTGCAGGTTCTTTTACTTGCTcaagatgtggctctcctcagacTTCGGCTTTGTGTCCCATCCAAAAAGGCGGCAGTTTAACCAGAATGTAGTTAAGTGGTCATTTTCAACCGGGTCAAGTTCTGTGTCTTTCCCAAAAGCACCACATTGTGCAAGTAAAAAAGACAGGTTTTTCTATCCCTTTAAGAATTGCTCGTATTAACATAATTATAGGCACGTTGGTGTCTACTAGAGATTCAAACTCCTAAATCTTTAGAATCTGAGTAAACTACACATAGTAGTAACATCAGGCTTCCATACTGCCATTTAGCAGATGACAGCTTTACCTAACTGTACCTTACCGTATGTCCCCCCAGCACAAAAAATAGACACAAACACCCACAAAATATGATGCTTCCACGCCTGTTGGTGAAAAAATAACTAAACTTTCATCAAAAACCCAACTGAAGGCTAATCAGCTCCAAGGACAGACATGCTACAGCCAATACACCATGTCAAACAGGAGTCATTGGTCTTACATGCTTTAAAGTGCCTATTTCAATGAAAAATTAAGGATGTAAGAGTGGAAAGATATATGTGACTTAAACTTTGGgtcagtgaaaagttggttttaTAGGCCAGTAGATTGTTTGAAGAGCAAGTAATTTTTTAATAAAACTTGCCAAACCCTTAAATTGTCTGTATATCCCCCCAGCACAATCCTGTACGTCTTGTTTGTGCTGCTGCTGGGAGCTGTGTGCACACGGGACGGGCTTCAGGACGACTTCATGATCGCTGAGAAGGTCAGTACAACAGTCTACAACACTGTACAACACTCATACACCTCTGTAAAAATCAGCACTTCAAGTTTGGACaatccactagccctattgtcccgggcaagtgaaaatgctgttCGCGCAAGCGCATGTCcaaccccacttgcccgatcgggcaagtaagactTTTTCATGGGTTAGATTTTGATACACTgtaacttttcacagtcatggtgTCAAGCATTggtaaacacagaaaaatagagtcaatgataaaagaattccattgttggaagtgaaaatacacataaaaaatgtcatttgaattccggccaagtgaaaagttggttcgggcaagtggATTTTTGGTGTACTTGCCCGACAGGACGTCAagtgaaattttgaaaacttgtccaaccctgcacttCCAAACCCGTTGAATTGCGTCTGACCGGCCCATTGAGAACAGGTCTGTTGAACAACTTTGGGAAGACTGAGTCTCACAAAGTTAACGCTCCTGAATGTTGTCAACACTTGCAAACACCTGGGCACATATTATTAGTTTGGCAAATTTGCGGAAAATCATGTGAACGGCCATGTGAATGCCATGCAACAGCGGTGAAAACAGTGCAGATTGGCCACAACAATGTGAAAACAACAGTGAAAAATAGTACAGTACACAGTGTCAATTATGGGATAAATTATCAAAGGGACCACAAGAAATTTGCCAAATTGGCCAAGTGGTCAGTGTATGAAAGCGTGTaaacagttgtttgtttgtttgtttactcccAGGTATCAGGAGTAGGTGTGCTGTGGCTGCTAGGCTTGTACATCTCTTCGCTATCCTCCTGTCTGAGCGGCCTGTATGGAGCGCCGAGAGTTCTGCAGCGTGTaaacagttgtttgtttgtttgtttactctcAGGTATCAGGAGTAGGTGTGCTATGGCTCCTAGGCTTGTACATCTCTTCGCTATCCTCCTGTCTAAGTGGCCTGTACGGAGCCCCGAGAGTTCTGCAGTGCATCTGTAACGAGAACGTCATCCCTGTCATCAAGGTCCTCGGCAGGGGGGTGAGTAAACTGGCAGTTTTCTAAGAACATCACAACAGTATTGCAAACATCAATATTAGAAATGAAGTTTATTATACAGTAGTTAAAAGTATTCACTGATACAGATTTAGAATCCCTGTGATTATCACAGTGTCAAACTTAAGGAAATTACACATGGATAGAAAGAAATTTATTGTGATGTAAAATCTTTTCAGTTACAGTCTTATGTTTTCTCTAACAAGTTGCTTTCAATTGTCAATGTTGTGGAAAGTGAAGATATCCTGAGGCTTATAATTGATTGGAAGTAAAATTTTACCTTGCTTACCAAAAGCAAGCCTTTTTGGTCTAGATTTTTTATAGGGTATTAAGACAACTTGAAAGATAATAATATAAATGATCACAAAATTTAGGATAAGCAGGAAACTAGGCCAAACTTTCTAGGTAATCGACGAGTTTTGTCTCCCCTACAGCGAGGGCCCAACAAGGACATTGCTTTTCCTGACAATAGAGTGGCTCTTACATAAACcgcacattttgtacattaagACAAATGTACCCTTCAGTTTAGGTGCTCAACAAGTTTTGTTTCCCCTACAGCGAGGACCCAACAAGGAGCCCTTCCTGGCCATCTTAGTATGTGGCTTCATCTCCTTCTCCTTCCTGTTTGTTGGACAACTCAACCTGCTCGCTCCGATCGTAACCATCAACTTCATGCTTACCTACGCTATGGTCGACTACGCCTACTTCGCTGTGGGGATGAGCTACGATATGCATCTCAAACGGAAGGAAAAATACGAGGGAAACGGCGATAAGAAAGAAACTGAGAGTTTGCTGTCGCATGTCATCGACAAAGGAAAGAAGGTACGCTTAGCTTATTTGTTCTAGTTTTGCTCACCTACGCTATGGTAAACTACGCATACTTTACCGTGGGGATGAGCTAGGACATGCACCTCAAACGGAAGGAAAAATACGAGGGGAACGGCGATAAGAAAGAAACCGAGAGCTTGCTGTCGCATGTCATCGACAAAGGAAAGAAGGTACATTTAGCTTATTTGTTCTAGTTTTGCTCACCTACGCTATGGTAGACTACGCGTACTTTGCTGTAGGAAAGAAGCTAAGACATGCATCTctaaaggaaggaaaaatacgAGGGAAATGGCGATAAAAAGGAAACGGAGAGTTTGCTCTCACATGTCATCGACAAAGGAAACAAGGTACACTTAGCTTATTTGTTCTAATTTTGCATAGCTACGCTATGGTAGACTATGCGTACTTTGCCGTGGGCATGAGCTATGATATGCACCTCAAGCGGAAGGAAAAATACGAGGGAAAAGGCGATAAAAAAGAAACAGAGAGCTTGCTTTCGCATGTCATCGACAAAGGAAAGAAGGTACATTTAGCGTTATTTGTTCTAGTTTTGCTCACCTAAGCCATGGTCGACTACGCCTACTTCGCTGTGGGCATGAGTTACGACATGCACCTCAAACGGAAGGAAAAGTACGAGGGGAACGGTGATAAAAAAGAAACGGAGAGTTTGCTCTCGCATGTCATCGACAAAGGAAAGAAGGTACATTTAGCTTATTTGTTCTAGTTTTGCGTAGCTACACTAGGGTACGTAGACTATGCCTACTTTGCCGTGGGCATGAGCTATGACATGCACCTCAAACGGAAGGAAAAATACGAGGGAAACGGAGATAAAAAGGAAACGTATATAGAGTTTGCTCTTGCATGTCATCGACAAGGGGAAGAAGGTACTAGCTGATTTCTAATTTGATTATTTATTGTAATAATAATTATGTATTTCACTAGGGAACATGTTGCTTATACTGGTGCTTTGCTTTGTCACCTGGAGAGATAACCTCAGAAATAGCATTAACATATCAAGATAAAATCAGTTCTAAGGTAAAGTTACAAGGAATAACAACCATCAATGCAAGTTCTTTAATTAGTACAATCCAAAGTAACTTAATAACAAATACATAAGTTGAGATCTTGTTTTACGAAGTAAGTTAATCAAGGATGGAATATTAACAATGTTGAATGTTTGTTATCAATCTGCTAGATAATTAAGCTATCTTTGCATTTCATGCATTGTTGTCCCTGTTGAGTAATCGTGTTTCCTTCCTAATTGTAATTTACTGTATTTAAGGAGGGGGAGGAAAAAGCCGCGACGAACGGTGTTGGACCAAAGTACGGCACGTTAGAGGAACCGAAGACGGGGAGTTTGATCGACACGTCCGAACCTAAGACTGCGGAGAAGACTGTAACTAAGGAGCAGATGGCAGATGAGCTGACGTCTTCAGCGATAGAGAAGGAAGGGGATAAGAAAGGGGAGGATGCGGAGAAAGGGAAAGATAAGACTGGGGATAAAGATGAAAAAGGTACAAGACATGTCTTTATTCTTTCTTCATCATAACAGTTGTGTTTGTTTTAACAAGAAAACATGTTGGATGAGAGTTTGCAGCTAGTCTAGAAAAGGATGTTACATATTAATAAAACATATATTCATTTCTAATTTAGTTTCAGGGTTGGACATTAAGTGATGATGTCACAAAATGTCTTTTCAGTGGTTGAATCTGTAGCAGTTCTATCTGTTTTTGTTGTGGATTAGAGTAAGTTGTGTATAATTCTAACAACAGGGCTCAATATAGCATACTATTTATTGCTAGGTTACCTCGGCCCAACTGTAGGTTACATTAAATTTGAACATTACAGGTTTAAGGCCCCAATCTCCAACTTGCCAACTGGGTATTTGAAAGCTTGAACAGCTTGTATGGCATGCATTAGGATTAGTTATATTATCGGGCTATCATGCACAGTGCTTGGAACTAACCTGCACTCTTCTGTTTCAGATCCTCCGAGAACGTTCCACTACGAGATCTACAAGATGCCGAGTTCCTGGTACTCCTTCCTGTGTAACAGATGGATCTCTTTAATAGGGGTGAGTTTGCTTCTTAAGTTTTAATTAAAGACAGGTGTTTAAACATCTATATAGAATAAGTAGCTAAGATAGCAGTCCTGCAGTCATTGAATAATAAAAGGTAAATGCTCAGTGTTTTTAAGAGTTATAGAGTCTTTGACAGAAGAAGTAAGGTACGAAGTTGCTTTAATTTTATTATAGTTGTATACACACTTGTTTAAAGCACTGATTGTTTGAATGGACAAATTGTGAATGAAAGCATCAAAACGTAGTGTTTCTTTAATTGTGAAAATTCTTCCCAAGTGATACTAGTGTTTTCAAAGCCGTCACAAGAAGTACCACAATCACGAGCAGTAAACACCCCAGCATCCAGATGTCAATTGCTCTCGATTCATCAAAAATGCAACAATGCGAGATGAGCATCAAGCAATTTGATGTTTTATTTCCTTATGTTAAACATAGTCcgacaacatttttttatatttgatatattatcatgaagatttttaaaaatcataattTTGCCAGTCTAATCCATTATTTTCCCTTCCAGGCGATAGCGTCTTTAGTGATCATGTTTGCCATCCAGTGGGCCTATGCGCTGGCGAACCTCGCAGTATACGTACTACTGTATGTCTACATAGGACAGGCCAACCCTGGGGTATATCCTGGTAAGTACAGTTATAACATGGCAGTATACGTGCTCCTGTATGTCTACATAGGGCAGGCCAACCCTGGGGTATATCCTGGTAAGTACAGTTATAACATGGCAGTATACGTGCTCCTGTATGTCTACATAGGACAGGCCAACCCTGGCGTATATCCCGGTAAATATGCTCTATTCTAATTTTTTATCTCTGTCTGTGTTCTGACCACTTAAAGCTGTTGTACAACTAGAGTACACAATGTTTTTATGTTACTTTTTGTCCAAACTCAAGGCCCATAAACAGTTGCAAAAACTGAAATTGTGCTTTATTGTGAATAAAATTTGTTATCATATCAAAAGTTTGTTCTgaccacttacatgtacaactgttgtATGATTAGTCTAAGAGGACACAACAGCATTACTTTAATACTTTATCTGAACTCGCGTCCCAAAAATGGTTGCAAAAACTGAAATTGAAATGAGCAAATAAAACTTTAACAGTTGTGATATTGATGGGTGttgatttctgatatttttaATCCTTTTTCCACAGGTTTGACTGACTTCAGCTTAATCCAGTGGATAAAGACAACGTTCCAGAGTTTGTGCAGGTAAAGGTTCACTTtcaacattctttttttatcaaCTTTGCAACCCACTTGTGCCTTTGTTTGTTAGTCCAGCAGTTTGAAGATCGGAAATTTCGTGTCTTTGCTCACAACAAGACTTCCAAGCTGCAAGTCAGTCTGTAAAACTTTTAAGCTTCTCTAAATATCTTGATTTCTTGTTGATCACTAAATGAAATGTATTACTAAGTTCTTTAGCTTTAGATGAGGCCAACCATATAGATTTCTTTTTCTTGGTCAGTGAATAAGCCATGTGTCATTCTAACTAATACTACAATGATCCAAACCTGGGACTGGCCAGGTATTATCCCTGAAGGGTGCAAAGTTTGGGTATAAAATAAGGGAACTACAAATTTTGACCCAGAAACCATTAAAGCTGGTTTGCTGATTGTAACTGGTCACCAAAAATGACAAAGTTGCATTTTCAGTCACATCCCATGCATGGCATTGTTCTGACACCATCTATTAACTATAGGGGACTGTTAGAAAATACAGGTGtgggaacataggggtgttagAACACATAAAAAACTATAGGGGTATGACTATTAGGGATAGCACCTTTCTTGTTCCTGTTTTAAACTGGATTTTATAGAATATGTCCAGATTGATTTATACAGTAT
The sequence above is drawn from the Branchiostoma floridae strain S238N-H82 chromosome 17, Bfl_VNyyK, whole genome shotgun sequence genome and encodes:
- the LOC118404398 gene encoding solute carrier family 12 member 8-like translates to MADESETANLVGPKAGGSGRNPLQWAKFGLSEESGSLNQQTAKGEAQELFDEEEKNSGETRKPWWKSNFFITEPVLFGTWDGVFTACMMNIFGVVLFLRTGWMVVRLFICLFVCCVGRSVHSVYDEHLWCGAVSEDWVDGGTFVCLFVCLFVVWDGVFTACMMNIFGVVLFLRTGWMVGNAGIGLSIVIVFMTISMALLPILSAIGVTERCHMEHGGLYFLLSHALGGRVGGSVGFLFVFGQAVVCSLYCTGFGESFAEAVGWNNEWAVRGIAIVTLLVLLGINLAGVKWVIKVQLLLVGCLGISLVDFIIGTFVKTDIASGVVGYSVENFRNNTGPDYIPGQDFFTVFGVFFPTATGVMAGVNMSGDLKTPNRSIPIGSLTAIGVSTILYVLFVLLLGAVCTRDGLQDDFMIAEKVSGVGVLWLLGLYISSLSSCLSGLYGAPRVLQCICNENVIPVIKVLGRGRGPNKEPFLAILVCGFISFSFLFVGQLNLLAPIVTINFMLTYAMVDYAYFAVGMSYDMHLKRKEKYEGNGDKKETESLLSHVIDKGKKLRYAMVDYAYFAVGMSYDMHLKRKEKYEGNGDKKETESLLSHVIDKGKKSLLLHVIDKGKKEGEEKAATNGVGPKYGTLEEPKTGSLIDTSEPKTAEKTVTKEQMADELTSSAIEKEGDKKGEDAEKGKDKTGDKDEKDPPRTFHYEIYKMPSSWYSFLCNRWISLIGAIASLVIMFAIQWAYALANLAVYVLLYVYIGQANPGVYPGLTDFSLIQWIKTTFQSLCRRGPPPPEQYVVTPMFVPTKMETEQLNEDSEDYQGRGRYHQSTVMRGEEYDKFE